The proteins below come from a single Triticum aestivum cultivar Chinese Spring chromosome 5D, IWGSC CS RefSeq v2.1, whole genome shotgun sequence genomic window:
- the LOC123124218 gene encoding uncharacterized protein: protein MAFVPGCVQCGTRSNPCRCKVVGPTLGFVAFVVTGVVEWPLGAAVYLFRRRKGRRIMGHPARVVYPRVTTAIPI from the coding sequence ATGGCGTTCGTGCCTGGGTGCGTGCAGTGCGGGACGCGGAGCAACCCGTGCCGGTGCAAGGTCGTCGGGCCGACGCTGGGATTCGTTGCCTTCGTGGTGACCGGCGTGGTGGAGTGGCCGCTGGGCGCGGCGGTGTAcctgttccgccgccgcaagggaCGCCGCATCATGGGACACCCGGCCAGGGTCGTCTACCCGCGCGTCACCACGGCCATCCCCATCTAA
- the LOC123119311 gene encoding uncharacterized protein, protein MLQLRSRILAHLFHSPANSPVSHLRRLISAAVSSNPSSFAVEDYLVAACGLTRPQAVKASAKLSHLKSPANPDAVLAFLAGIGLSGADAAALVAKDPKLLCAGVERTLAPVVVGLAGLGLSRPDIRAPRPARARQIPQEIHRPQAAVLPGRLRAPPTPSSG, encoded by the coding sequence ATGCTCCAGTTACGTAGCCGCATCCTCGCTCATCTCTTCCATTCTCCAGCCAACTCTcccgtatcccacctccgtcgccTCATCTCCGCGGCCGTTTCCTCAAACCCTAGTAGCTTCGCCGTGGAGGACTACCTAGTCGCCGCCTGCGGCCTCACCCGACCACAGGCCGTCAAGGCCTCCGCCAAGCTCTCCCACCTCAAGTCCCCCGCCAATCCCGACGCCGTGCTCGCCTTCCTCGCCGGCATCGGCCTATCcggcgccgacgccgccgccctcgtcgccaagGACCCCAAGTTACTCTGCGCCGGCGTGGAGAGAACCCTGGCGCCCGTCGTCGTCGGGCTCGCTGGCCTCGGCTTATCGCGTCCCGACATACGTGCGCCTCGCCCCGCTCGCGCTCGACAAATTCCGCAAGAAATCCATCGTCCCCAAGCTGCAGTACTACCTGGGCGTCTTCGGGCTCCTCCCACACCTTCTTCCGGGTGA